CTACTGGAGGAGGCAGTTAGGGCTTCTCCGTTTCCACTCTCTGCCACCCAACACATGCACTCACAGCCTTCACTGCCCCAGAGCAAAGCCAAATAAAAGGCAGGAGGCAGTGCTGGTTGTGGCAGGAGGCAGTTGTGGTTGAGGCAGGGAGACAAGTCTGTTTTGGGGGAAATGTTGCTCCTGACTCAATTTTCTCTTCTGCATTTTATCTCTGGCCactgctgcctgcctgcctgccgcaGCTCAGCCCCACTGTCATACCTCTGCGGCTGAGGGATGAAGCGATGCATCGTCAGTGTTTTGGAGGGTGGGGGCTCAATATGGGTCATTGTCATGTTGTGCATAGCCAGAGGGTGTTGGCTCTGACTAGGCTGAGGTAGAAGATGCTCTATCTTTCTGGAATGTGGAAAGCAATGTTTTAAGTCTCTCATCCCTAGACCTTCAGTGCTAGGctatcctttgcttttcactctgACCCCCTTTCCATTATCTCTTTACCCCAGCCCTTTTAAAATAGACTGAGCTCAGAATCATAATTCAGGACTGAAAGCcagaaatatgagaaagaaaataaaatccatttctCTTCAAATATGCTGAGTTTAAGGAGGAACTATAAATCACCAGGGGTTTCCTGTTACATATAAATATGCCATCCTACTCCTCCAAAGAGCTATTATTCCCATCATCCAATTTTGAGGATTGGAAAGATTGGAGGTAGGAGATGGATAATCAGAAAATGAGACGTCTCCCTTGCTCCCCACTCcccaaaacagaacagaaattcCTCCACCTGGTATGCTTCCCTCTGTTGCAGTTCCAGGGGTGGGGAGCCAGGATTCTGATTATCCGGACTGTGCTATGCTGGCTGGATTGAGCTGGAATGCAGCTTGGCTGCATGATATATGGTTTTTCATCTGCTGTACCCTGCCCACCTCTCAATCTTCCCAGAATCTTACTGCAGCTCATCTCTTTTCACTACCACCACCCCCAAagagcccctccccctcctcccacagtCAGAATGCAGTTCTTGAATCCCGATCCAGATAATGGAAAATCAGCAAGGTGGTCTCTATTCCCTGTGCCGCATCCCCACCCCCCAAGTTCCAAAAGGATGCCGGCTATCCTTCAGCCTCAAACTCCCTCTTTCAAATGAGATGCCCATAAGGGAGGAGGAATGGCAGGGGTGTGtgggatggggcttcccagcaCTGGGGCCATTATTCACTTGCTGGTCTTAGGGGAGGGGGATCGCTCAGAGCCAGAAAGGaggcctcctctcctcctccttccccagtgCTGCAGTGTTCTCTGCTCAGTGATACTGTGATGAGACCCCACTtcatcccccagagagggaagggggcCGATTACTGAAGGAGCAGGCAGTTATCCCAACTCCCCTCtactcccttttttttttgaacaacCAACCCCCTGCCTCAGCTTGGATTCCCCCCAGTTTCCATGGCGATTGCGGTTCAGGGAGAGGGGCTGCTTGCTATTCTGAGCACGGATTGTCTGGGTTCCAAAGCTGCTACTGTTCCCTCCCCAGGGTGGAGGGGGGCAGGTTCAACCCCCAGCCTTCTCCCACATTGGACCACCTGGGTCTGCACTGCCTACTCCCGTCCCAGTCCCCTTATTCGAGAGCCTCTAAATCCCAGCTGTTGGTGCTGCTGTCTTTAATGCCTCCCTGAGATCTTGGGACAGGGGGCTGCAGCTTTCCTTTTGCCCATTTCAGTGTAAGTTGATTTGGGTGGGAGGAGCAGTGGGACCCTGAATTCCTGatgctctccctcccctcctagAGTTCTGACCCCATGGCAAAGAAGCAGGGCAGCCAGTTATATAACAGGCAGATGTGTTTCTTCACTGGGGAGACCCTGGAGCAGAAGCCAGGAGCAGAGGTTGGACAGCAGGCAGACTCTAGAAAAGAGACCTTAAATAAGGTCTGTCTCTCTGCAGGGGTAGGAGCTGCTTCCCCTGGGACTCAGAAAACTGGTGGACCTTCAATGAAGCCCACTGTAGGAGACCCAGACAGGGCCTGATTATACTTCACCTCCCTTTTATTTTGACCTCTTTCCCTTTTTCAGGATTAAGGAAAATGACCTTCTTGCACCGTCTCGTGGCAGGTGGTCAGGTCCCAAGCTTCCAGTTGCAGCACGTTTCCCTGGGAGATAGGTGGGGCCTTCTCCCTTAAGGGACCGAGTGTGGTGTTCGCAGCGCTCTTTAGGTTTAGGCCTCTAGGGGAGGGAAAGTGCCACAATTTACCATCAGTTCTCTTTCCCCGCTACCAGGGTCTCCCTACTATGACAATGTCCGTCCACTCTGCTACAGTGACTCGGACGCAGTATTACTGTGCTTTGATATCAGCCGTCCAGAGACTGTGGACAGTGCACTCAAGAAGGTAAGACTAAATGAATTCTACCATCTCTAGCTCAGCTGGAGAACAAAAAGGAATCTTGGGGACCTTGTCATCTAACCCCTCTTTAGTAGGAAGAAATTGAGGCCAGGGAAGGAAGagatttgcccaaggccacaccatTAGCTACAGTTTTGGGaccagaggggcttcccaggtggtttggtggtaaagaatccgcctaccaatgcagggggcacgggttcaattcctggatcgggatgattccctggaggaggacatggtaacccactccagtattcttgactggacaATCCCATTGACaccggagcctggcaggccacagtccatggggttgcagagttagacacaactgagtgactaagcgctgGGACTAAACCCAGATCCCCAGTCCCTCTTCATCCTGCCTTTGCCCTATCCTGCACTGACCTGTCAGCGGCCCAGCAGGGGAGGGTGGTGTTGGCGATTCAGGAAGTGAAGGTTGAGATTAGAGAACTTTCTGGTGATATGGTTTGAGGGTTGGAGAAGGGGCCGTTTGGTGGCAGCTTTACAGACCTTGATCCCAGGCCTTCTGGGACTTCGTCAGCCAGGAAGGCCTGAGCTGAACTGCTGGTAGGAAATGCCTCGGTCATGGTAGTAAGGTCCACCCATACTGAGGAGTCCCAGGAAACCTTGTGGAACTAGCCCAGTTTCCCAGAAGACTCCGGGATTATCTCCTTCCCTTGGAAAGAGCCTGGTTGGCTTCTTCTTGGCTTTCTGGGCATGTGCAGCCCTTTGGGTTGAGGGGGTAGACCCATGCCCCATCTGCTTGGCGGAGAGTGAGAGATTTGTCCCTGTGCTCTCTTTGGAGACTGGGCCGTTGAATCTGGGGACAGGCTCTTGGGTCAGCACTCCTGTGGCCCCAAAGGCCTCATGGGCAGGAAGATGATGTAATTAGTGCAGTGGCGATGCTGTGACTCACAGGGAGAGCTGGGCTGGGGATAAGCGGAATGGTGTATGTGATGTTGCCAGCTGGGTTCCTCCGAGTGTCCGTCAGCCACTGACTCTCCTTCCTTCCGCCTTCCTATCTTCTTGCGTGGCTCTTCAGTGGAGGACGGAAATCCTTGACTATTGTCCCAGCACCCGTGTCTTGCTTATTGGTTGCAAGACAGACCTGCGAACAGACCTGAGCACTCTGATGGAGCTGTCACACCAGAAGCAGGCACCCATCTCTTatgagcaggtgtgtgtgtgtgcccatgtgtgGGCTGGGAGTTGACCTGGGGAAGGTACAGGAGAGGGCTTGAAAAATGGCTCTTGCCCACACTCTTTCACTATAGCAAGAGAGAACTGGTATTCTGGGGGACCATCTATAATCAGCAAACGAGTTACCTGGATAGAGGTAGTGGGTACCAATTTGCTCAGATtcttacttcccaggtggcactagtggtaaagaacctgcctgtcagtgcaggagacataagtgatatgggttccatccctgagtcagaaagatcccctggaggggagcatggctaacccactccagtattcttgcctggtgaaccctatggacagaggagcctggtgggctacaatccatagagttgcacagagttggacacgtctgatgtgacttagcattcatgcaGGCACATACTATAGTTTTTCAGGTGAGCCATTCCTGTGTGTGCCAGTGCTTCTCAGGGGGtttattgtgtgtatgtatggacCACCTTCATTAGAATCACTAGAGGTATTTGTTAGAATTCCTGACTCCTTATCTGCAGAGTCATTCTGGGAGAAAAGTATGGGAGTTACATTATAAATTAAGTCCCTGGGCAATTTTTTATGTATATGGGAAGGTAAGGATCATTTCTTTAAACCAGTCTTTCACATTACAATCATCTGAGTAGTTCTTTAAAATACTAATTCCTAGGTTTAATCCCCAGAAATTCCAATTTACTTGTTCTGGCATCAATATGGTTTAAAAGTGTTCCAGGTGACTTTAAGGTGCAGTCAGGCTTCACCTTCAGAAAATAATCAGTAGAGGGTGGTGGTGGGAGCCTGGCAGTTGGGTCCCTTGGAGCAGCTCTGGGGAGGACCACTAACCTGAGAAAGCAGGGTTTCAGAGCTATTTTGAATCACTCCATGGATGACCTCACTTCCCCTGCAGGGCTGTGCCATTGCCAAGCAGTTGGGTGCAGAAATATACCTGGAAGGCTCGGCTTTCACCTCCGAGAAGAGTATCCACAGCATCTTCCGGACGGCGTCCATGGTGTGTCTGAACAAACCCAGCCCAATGCCCCCGAAGAGCCCTGTCCGAAGCCTCTCCAAGCGGCTGCTCCACCTCCCCAGCCGTTCTGAACTCATCTCTTCCACCTTCAAGAAGGAAAAGGCCAAAAGCTGTTCCATTATGTGAAGTGGGGGTTGGAGAAGGGAGACAACCTCCCACTTCCTCCCTTGGGTTGCAGAGGCacggggagagggaggaggagacaaTTTAGGACTCTGGACATGAGATTTTCAGATGGCCACGGTGAGGGCTCGGAAGGAGACAGGAACGAGACAAGGAAAGAGCCAGGCCCGGCTTGAGGACCTGACACTGAGAAAGAACCATCACACCCCAAGCCAGGCACTAGGTGGTGGAGGGGGCGGCTGCCCCAGTGCCCTCTGCTCCAGTGACAGAAAAGGTGTGGGGGTTTGGGGGGCATGCTGGCCTCACGGCTTTGGTTGGGGGCCTACAGGAGCCTCACTTCAGCATCATGCCTCTTCCACACAGCGTTTCCATGCAGGCCAGGGGATGGGAGGGGTCCCTgagcccttcccttcccctctgaGGAGGCTGCAGAGGAGTGGAGAGTGCGGAAGCCAAGAGGCAGCTCTCTTGGGAGCTGAGCCCAGGTGCTTCATAACTGGTAACTGAAATCAGAAGGCAGGAGCTGGTCAGAGCCACTGAGAAGGAAACCTCATCTTTGCATAGCCCATGCCTCATGGAGAGGTGACATCATACATTCGCATGCTTCTCACCTGAGTCCCCAGGGTCCAAGGGAGAAGCCCCAGACCCCCTTCTCTTGCAgtgtgggggtggtggtgctgcaggaggcagggctgggtgggggtCACCAGACTTTTTCTGCCCTTAGGGCAGTATAGCTGGCATTTGTTTTATAGACTCTTGTCTTTGgaactggggggaggggggagtgttTCAATCTGTTATATGTTCtgtgtttaaagaagaaaacctatttattaattaaatatataagaCATACAAAGAAGTTGATCCATCTTCTTAGTTTGTTTCTTGGTTTCCTTTAGTCTCCGATACTGAGGAGAAAGGGGTGCTGGGGTCCCTTCTGTGCGTTGCAGAGGGGCTGCCTCCCCTGTTCCCTGGCCCTTCCAGCAAGGATCTGCGCCCTCTCCCCACATCCCTGCTTCATCCCCTTCCCCACCCATTTCCTGCTAATCAAGTGATGATCTCCTTACCTCTGGAGCAGGATTTCTCAACCTGGGAACCAATGACATTTTGGAGTAGCTAATGCTTTGTGGTGGGGGCTCTCCTGTGCACCCAGGAGATGTCtaacagcatccctggcctctccctGTGAGGTGTCCAAAGCACCCTGAGTTGTCCCAGCCAAaaacgtcccctgcattgcaggtagattctttaccatctgagcaccagggaagcccaaaatgtctCCAGGTGTTGCTAAATGTCTCCCAGGACAAAGTCATTTGGGGTTGACAACCATTGCCCTGGAGAGTCTAGAGGAGAGAGACAAAATCCAGTGAAAGCATTAGATGGAGAGCCAACCCCACCCCTACAGAAAGTGGACAGGCTGAAGCCAAGGCTGGGAGGTTCCAAGGGTTCAGGTCTCCTCTGAATTCAAGGTGAGGTGATGCCTTTTGCTTTCTTGACCTTCTGATTCCAAGGCCTGTTGATGGCAGCTCAGGGGCCTTATTATCTCTTCTCTTCAGCTGCTTATAGCTCCTTTTTTCTAAGTTTCATACTgtactggaaataaaaatttactgTGTATTGCATACTTACTATGTGCTCAGCATTGTGCTGAGTGCTTTACCTTATCACATTTTTTttgatttaatattaaaaaaaatcttatggtagtttatttacagtgttgtattccagtgtacagcaaggtgattcagttatatattatttttcttattcttgaccattatagtttatcacaggatattgaatatggttccctgtgctttacaatagggccttgttgtttatccaccctATGTATAATAGCTTGTATATGCTGATGCCAAACTTCCAATCCTTCCCCCTACATTATCACATTTCACCTCATAAATgaaaataactaacatttattaaatgtttactaTGGGTCAGGTGTGCTTATAAGTTCTTTATGTCTCTTCTTGTGATAACCCTACGATGTACTAATGCCATTCTACAGACAGgaacactgaggttcagagagattaatgtgcttaaggtcacacagataGAAAGTGGTAGAACCTGGATACAAATCCAGGGAACCTGGCTGTAGAacatgcactttaaaaaaatgaaccatttaatttttttttcatttaaaaaaatgaatgcctttaaattctatagtgctGTGCAATTTTTAAGTTTCACACGATTTCAAATAATCCCATAAAAACCATTCTTTCCCCCACCCCTATATTGCCCCTtcactctccccactggtaaccagtaGTTTGTTCTTTACAGAATATGCGCTTTTTACTGGTCTTCGATCCTATGGTTGTAGTGGTGTTAtgcacttgctcagttgtgtctgactctttgcgaccccatgaactatagcccgccaggcttccctgtccatgggattgtccaggcaagaatactggagtgggttgccattcccttctccagaggatcttccacacccagggattgaacctgggtctcttgcattgcaggcagattcttaactatctaagctaccagggaagcccatactatcCTATCCTGTGAGGCAAATGGtcttattatccctattttataaatgaggaaatagaaaagCCAGAGATGCCATATAACTTGCACAAGATCGTACTCTAGTAAATAgtggagtcaggattcaaacccagtctCTGTGTTAACTAACTCCATGGGTCCTTTACTGCTAGCCATGTGGTACTGAAATAGGAGACTATAGTTATGAACCCTTAAAGAATGTAGTCCTTTTGTCTCCATCTCCATAGATGAATATTTGTGAAAGAACTAGCAGGGTAGGACAAACCAtgcaagtattctttttttttttttaaaaaaaaaaaaggttgtttttttttttttggctgcactgttaggcatgtggggtcttaattccctgaccagggatagaacccccaccccttgcattggatatggcttcttaaccacaggactgccagggaagtcctgcaagtATTCTTTAAACTCAATGTCTCACAAATATCATGAGAAAGCTATGTGCAAGTACTAAGGGAACTCTGCCTCTATGCACTTGGACAAGCTCAGTTTTCTGGGCCTCAATTTATTGATCTTTAAAGATGATTGAGAATGGTAGCCTGAAAATGGGGACAGCATCTAAGCTGAAGTTAAATGAACTTGGACTTGAATCCTGGCTTCATTCTTTTAACTATGTGGACTTCAAAGGTATAATTAATCTTTCTGGGCCACAAATCTCCTTATcactaaaatggagataatacccATCTTATGGTGTTAGAACAAGTGAAATAAGTAATGTAATTAAGTATCCAGCACAGAGTTGGGCAATAGAAAAGAAGATAACagtaaaaagcagcagcagctctaCCCCTTGGTCTGATTGTTAGCTCCAGTCTGTGAGTGGAGAGCCCTCCAGTGTTCACTGGTGAATTACACCTGATTGATCTTGGACaacttttcccttcccttttctaaGGTCCAAGCGGGCAGATCAAATGCTTCAGAGTTCTAAGAGCAGAAGAGTGCCTCTCCTGGGGTTACTTTGGGAGTTTGTGTAGTGAGGTTCCGAGTTGGTTATTTGGGCTTACTCCAGGCTTTGCTTCAGCAGCACTGAACACATTCAGAGAGAAAAACCAGACCAAGAGCCATGTGGGATTGAAACCCAAAAGCTTGtgatgggaaaaaaggaaaagaaggagacATTAGTTACCTCCtggtccatggtgctgcaaagtgtcagacatgactgaagcgatttagcatgaaCGCATCTATCTAAACTGTCCTAGAAGTTGTCAAGATTTTTGTTTTGGGGAGGAAGGGAAGTAGAATTATTAACCACAAgaccaaagagaaacaaaatgaaactacagttttttggggaaaaaaagctcaTTGGAGGACTGAAGAGAGGGaactagagagagagaagaaaaagtattcagtcagttcaattgctcagtcgtgtccgactctttgcgaccccatgaatcgcagcacgccaggcctccctgtccatcaccaactcccagagtttactcaaactcatgcccatcgagtcagtgatgccatccagccatctcatcctctgtcatccccttctcctcctgcccccaattcctcccagcatcacggtcttttccagcgagtcaactcttcgcatgaggtggccaaagtattggagtttcagcttcagcatcagtccttccaatgaacacccaggactgatctcctttaggacggactggttggatctccttgcagtccaagggactctcaagagtcttctccaacaccacagttcaaaaggataaatttttcggtgcttagctttcttcacagttcaactcgcacatccatacatgactactggaaaaaccatagccttgaccagacagacctttgttggcaaaataatgtctctgctttttaatatgctagctatgttggtcataactttccttccaaggagtaacagtcttttaatttcatagctgcagtcaccatctgcagtgattttggagccccccaaaataaagtatgacactgtttccactgtctccccatctatttcccatgaggtgatggggccagatgccatgatcttagttttctgaatgttgagctttaagccaaccttttcactctcctctttcactttcatcaagaggcttttcagttcctcttcactctctgccataagggtggtgtcatcagcatatctgaggttattgatatttctcctggcaatcttggttccagcttgtgcttcttccagcccagcatttctcatgatgtactctgcatataagttaaataagcagggtgacaacatacagccttgatgtactccttttcctatttggaaccagtctgttgttccatgtctagttctaactgttgcttcctgatctgcatacaggtttctcaagaggcaggtcaggtggtctggtattcccatctctttcagaattttccagtttattgtgatcaacacagttgaaggctttggtgtagtcaataaagcagaaatagatgtttttctggaacagattccaaagagcaagaaagtgaaaagggcaGGTCCTATCTGGGATGTTTAGAAAACTAGGTGCCACAGCCCGAAGATACTCTTTCCAAGAGGCCTTTGCAATCCACTGTGTGAGCtcatttcaaaatgttcaaaaTGCTGTAACAGTAACTACAGTGTTACCGCTGGGGCCAGGGTTGTTAAAAATGTCCTCCTAAAGCTGGGATAGTCTCACACAATGAACTGTCCCACCCTCCCTGGTAAACACTAGGCTGCTCCTGTaacttaaattttcatttgtccatctgtaaaatggggctaataatctatctcaaagatttttttaaaaaccggCTTCTCCACAAATGGTATAGTATTTATCGCTGTTACTACAGTTACCTAGTTGTAACTACGTGCTATTGATATGTAAGGAAAGCCTTACATTTCTCCGTTGTAAGCCACGGGCCATGATGTCGTTAACTACAGTTTCCAGGAAAACCAGCATACTCTAGGAGGGCTGCGCCCGCAGAGAGAAAAACCTTCTGATGAAAGTCGACCTATGAAAAACTCTTCCTTCCACAGTCTCAAATGTTTGGCGAACCACATTGCCCAGCGGCCCCCGCGTCCCGGGACCGGCGCTCGCGCCGTGCATTCTGGGATTGGTAGTTCTCGGCCCCGCGTTGTTGGCCTGCGCTGCCCAGGACCAGGAACTCGACTTCCCGGCTTGCCGCGCGGCCGAGGGAGCAGCCCGGCGACCAGGAAACGGGAAAGATGGCGACTACTCGGCGACGTTGAGGCCGCGTTGGGCGGTTTGGGCTCAAGAGTGGTGAGTCTCGGGCGGTGGAAGCGGTTTCCACGAGCCTGCAGAGAAGGCGAGAGTGAGGGCACAGCGGTTGACCCTGTCTCTGGGAGGAGGCGAGGAAGAACGCCATAGGGAAAGGGCACGAGCTTGGAAAGCTCTATCCGGCAGGAGGGAAGGGGCGCGGGCCCCAGTGGGAGTGTTGGCTCCGGCGGGGATAGGGCAGGTCCCTGGACGATGTTACGGGTCAGACCTTTGCCCATGCGCACAGCACCCGTGATAGCCTCAGTCCGATCTTATTCTTTCGTGTTTGGAGTAGCCCTTGCTCCAGTCAAACTGAAACTCTGGCTTTTCTCCCATAACTAGTCATGCTTTCCCGCCTCTGCGCCtcctgtatcatttcttttgccGGGAATGACTTCTTTCCGGCACCCTCAATTACACATCTTCCAATTCTAcctatatttaaatattcaagAGCCACTTCCTCTACACTCTTTCCAGATTTCCTTTTTCAAGTGAAAAGAAACTTCTTTGAACTCCTGCAATAATTCATCTTGAGCCTGCATCTTGGTATGTGCCTCATATCTTCTATTGTTTTGTAAGCTTCCTGTGGACAGGACCTTCCTGATTTCCTTTTGTAACTCACATTGTGCCTAGCACTGTGCCTTGCATATGGTGGTTGTTTGATAAATGCATACTtcactgaatgaaaaaaaagacTCTGCCCCTGTCCTGCAAGCACTGAGGAACTCAAAGATCCGGAGGTTTGTGATGAGTAGAACCTATAATAAA
This genomic stretch from Muntiacus reevesi chromosome 4, mMunRee1.1, whole genome shotgun sequence harbors:
- the RND1 gene encoding rho-related GTP-binding protein Rho6; its protein translation is MKERRAPQPVVARCKLVLVGDVQCGKTAMLQVLAKDCYPETYVPTVFENYTACLETEEQRVELSLWDTSGSPYYDNVRPLCYSDSDAVLLCFDISRPETVDSALKKWRTEILDYCPSTRVLLIGCKTDLRTDLSTLMELSHQKQAPISYEQGCAIAKQLGAEIYLEGSAFTSEKSIHSIFRTASMVCLNKPSPMPPKSPVRSLSKRLLHLPSRSELISSTFKKEKAKSCSIM